The DNA window GAGCTGCCCTTCCACCTCGCGGTCAGCGTGCGGCGCATCCTGACCGGTTTCCTGCTCGGCGCGGCCCCCGCCGTGGCTCTGGGGCTGGTCATGGGGTTGAACCGCCGCGCGCGCGCGGCCCTGATGCCGGTGGTCACGGCCATCTACCCCATCCCGAAGATCGCCGTCTACCCGCTGATCATCTTCTACCTGGGCATCGGCGAAGCTTCGAAGGTGAGCATCGTGGCCCTCTCCATCTTCTTCCTCGTCCTCCTCAACACCATGGCGGGCGTGATGGGGCTGGACCGGGTGTACTTCAACATCGCCCGGGCCTACGGCGCGGATGCCAGGAGCATCTTCCGCACCGTGGCCTGGCCGGGAGCGCTGCCGGCGATCTTTACCGGGCTGAAGCTGGGGATGGGGTTCGCTCTCATCGTCATCGTCGGCGCGGAACTGCTCGGATCCGACGCCGGGATCGGCTTCATGATCTGGCAGGCCTACCAGATCTTCGACGTGGAGAAGATGTTTGCCGGGTTGCTGGTCACCGCGGCGCTGGGCTGGGGGGCGACGATGGCCCTGGACGCCGTCGAGCGCCGCGCGCTCCCGTGGCGGCCATGGGGGCAGCTGTAGCCGCGGCCCGGCCGCCCTGGTGGACCGTCTGGTGGCGGGCGGTGCGTCCCTTCGCCTTCAGCGCCTCCGTCACCCCCGTGCTGGTCGGCACCGCGGCGGCGATCTACCACGGGCCGTTCCATCCCGGGCTGTTCCTGGCCACCCTCGCCGCGGCGATGGCGATCCACGCGGCGACGAACCTGGTCAACGACTACTACGACTACGTGCGCGGGGTGGACGCCGGTCAACCCATCGGCCCCGGCGGCGCGATCCAGCAGGGACTGCTCTCGCCGCGCGCCGTCCTCCGTGGCGCCCTCGTGCTCTTCGCGGCGGCAGGCCTGCTGGGCCTGTGGCTGGTTGCGGTGCGGGGGTGGCCCGTCCTGCTCATCGGCGCGCTCAGCGTGTTGGCCGGCTACGCCTACACCGGCGGCCCGCTGCCGCTGGGGTATCTCGGCCTGGGCGACTTCACCGTCTTCGTCTTCATGGGCCTGGTGATCGTCGGCGGCGCCTACTACGTGCAGACGGGAGGCGTCTCCGCGACGGCGGTGTGGGCGGCGCTGCCCCTGGCCGCGCTGGTGGACGGTATCCTGGTGGTGAACAACCTGCGCGATCTGGACAACGACCGGGTCAAGGGCAAGCGCACGCTGGCCACGGTCATCGGACGCGGCGCGACCCGGGCGCACTTCCTGGGGCTCCTCGCCGCGGCCTATCTCTCGCTCCCGGCCGGGACGGTGACCGGCGCGCTGCCGGCGCCGGCGCTGCTGCCGCTGTTGACCCTCCCCTCCGCAGCCCGCCTCTGGCGGGTGGTCCGCACCACCGACGAGGCGCTGGCCCTCACCCTGGGGGGCATCCGCGGCACGGCTCAACTGCACCTGCGGGTCGGACTCCTGCTGGCCGCCGGGCTGCTCCTCGCCAGGCTGTGGTGACCCCCGTTCCCGCGGCGGGGTCTAGGGGGCGATTACCCGCAGGTCGCGAGGCAGGGCGCTGAGGACCACCGGGCCCCGCTCGGTGACGATCACGATCTCCTCCAACCGGACGCCGAACTCCCCCGGCAGGTAGATCCCCGGCTCGACGCTGAAGGCCATGCCGGCCTCGAGCGGCATCTCGTTGGTGTGGGTGACGGAGGGCGGTTCGTGCCCGGAGAGGCCGATGCCGTGGCCGGTGCGGTGGGTGAAGAACCGGCCGTATCCGGCGCGCTCGATCACCCGGCGCGCGGCGAGATCGACCTCCCTGATCGGCGTCCCGGGGCGGATCACCTCGAGGGCGGCGCGCACCGCGTCCTCCACGATCCGGTGGATCTCCCGATAGCGGGGGGAGGGCTCACCCAGATAGGCCATGCGCGTGATGTCGGAGCAGTATCCCTGGTGGCGGCTGCCCAGGTCGTAGAGCACCGGCTCGCCGGAGCGCAGGGCCCGTGGGCCGGTGTGGTGGTGCGGGAAGGCGGAGTTGGGCCCGGAGGCCACGGTGGTGAACGTCACCTCGTCGGCTCCGGCCCGGCGGAACCCCTCTCCGGCGGCATGGGCCACCTCCGCCTCGGTGATCCCGGGCCGGGAGGCGGCGCAGGCGGCCTCCATCGCCGCGTCCGCGGTCCGGGCCGCCTGCCGCAGCGCCTCGATCTCCTCCGCCGACTTCCGCATGCGCAGCGGCGCCAGGACGGTGGAGGCGGGAAGGTAGGAGGCCTCCGGCCAGATGCGCTGCAGGTGCAGCAGGGCGTCGGCGCGCATCGTGTCGCCGACGGCGATCGTGCGCGGGGCCCGGAACTGCCCGCGCACGGCGTAGAGGGCCTTCTCGGGGCCTTCGGCGTCGGTGTAGGTGACGAAGGGTTGTCGGATGTGCCCCTCCGACTGGTGCGCGTTCAGTTCCGGCACCAGGAAGAGCCCGGCCCGGTCGTTCAGGAAGAGATAGCAGGGGCGCTCGTCGGCCAGCGGGGAGAACCCGGTCAGGTATCTCAGGTCGTCGCCCGGAGGGACGGCGAGGAGGGCGATCCCCTGTTCGGCCATCGCCCGGCGGAGGCGGTCCAGACGGGCACCGTAGTCCATGGTGGGGAGATTCGTGCGTCCGGGGGACTCTCCCTGGAGTCGGCGAATGTATTCTGGGTCCCATGCCAGGACGCGCTCCTCGCCCCGCCCTGCCGGCCGCTCCGGCCGAATCCCCCGCCCGGCGGGCGCGCCGCGCCCTGCGCATCGTCGGGCTCCTGAAGGACCGCTACCCCCAGATCCGGATTCCGCTGGCCCACCGCGATCCGTTCCAGCTGCTGGTGGCGACCATCCTGTCGGCGCAGTGCACCGACGCCATGGTCAACCGCGTGACGCCGGTGTTGTTCGAGAAATTCAAGACGCCGCGGGACTTTGCCGCGGCGACGCCCCGGGAGATCGAGCGCCTCGTCAAGCCCACCGGGTTCTTCCGGCAGAAAACCCGCGCCATCCTCGGCATGTGCCGGTCGCTCCTGGAGCGGTTCGGCGGCCGCGTTCCGCTGACGATGGACGAGCTCGTCACCCTGGAGGGCGTCGGGCGCAAGACGGCCAATGTCGTCCTCTCGGCCAAACGGCTGGAGCCCTGGGGCGGCGGCGACGATCCCGCCGACGGCCTGGGCATCGTCGTCGATACCCACGTCCGGCGTCTCAGCCAGCGCCTCGGCCTGGCCAGCACCGACGACCCGGAGAAGATCGAGCAGGAGTTGATGAGGATCATCCCCCGGCCGGAGTGGGCCGGCTTCTCGCTCCGCCTGATCCACTTCGGCCGCGAGGTCTGCACGGCGCGGAATCCCGGATGCGGCGACTGCCCCCTGCGGCCGCACTGTCCTTCGGCGCCGTACCGCGGAGCGCCGCCGTGGATGCGGCGCTCCCGCCCTGCGACTCCACCAGGGAGGAGACGATGATCGATCTGGACCGGGTCTACGCCCACATCGACGAACATTTCGGGCGCCACCTCGACCGCGTGCAGGATTTCGTGCGTCAGCCCAGCATCAGCGGCGAGGGCGTCGGCATGCAGGAGATGGCCGAGCTGGTCGCTTCCGCCATCCGGAACCTGGGCGGGCAGAGCCGGATCATCCCCACCGCCGGATGGCCGGTGGTCTACGGCGAGCTGGACCAGGGCGCGCCGCGCACCCTGCTGCTCTACGGGATGTACGACGTCCAGCCCGTGGCCGGCGAGGAGTGGATCGTGCCGCCCTTCGGCGGCCAGGTCGTGGACGACTTCGAGGGGCTCGGCCCCTGTCTGGTGAATCGCGGCGCGGCGAACCAGAAGGGTCCCCTCGCCGGAGCCTTCAACGCCCTGGCCAGTGTGCAGGCCGTGGCCGGGAAACTGCCCGTCAACGTCAAGTTCGTGGTGGAGGGCGAGGAAGAGCTGGGCAGCCGCCACCTGCCGGAGTTCATCGCCCGCCACAAAGACCTCCTGCGGGCCGACGGGACCTACTTTCCCGCCTTTGCCCAGGACCGCAGGGGGAAGCCGATCCTCTGGCTCGGGGTGAAGGGGATCCTCTTCTTCGAGATGGTCTCGCGCGGCGGCGAGTGGGGCGGGCCGACCACCCGCGGCATCCACGGCAGCCAGGGGGCCTGGATCGCCAGTCCGGTGTGGCGGATGATTCACGCCCTGAAGACGATGACCTCCCCCGACGAGCGCCTGACCATCGACGGCATCTACGACAACGTCCGACCCCCGCGGCCGGAAGATGAGGAGGTCCTGGCGGCCCTGGCCCAAACCTTCGACCCGGAGGTGGTCCTGAAAGGCAACGATGTGCGGCGCTTCAAGCACGATCTGACCGGTGTCGATCTGCTCCGGCGCTACCTGTTCGATCCGATCCTGAACATCGACGGCATCGCCGGCGGGCACTACGGGCCCGGGACCAAGACGCTGCTGCCCCACGAGGTGCGGGTCAAGATGCACGTGCGCCTGGTGCCGGAGATGGAGCCCGACGAGGTTCGGGCCAAACTGCAGGCCCATCTCCGCAAGATCGGCTGCGCCGATTTCGAGGTGCACTACGAGGAAGGGTACCCCTGGGCGCGGATGAGTCACCGGGCGCCGATCTCCCAGGCGATGATCCGCACCCTGCGCTCCTTCGGCCACGAGCCCGAGATCTGGCCGAACATCGCCGGCTCGGCGCCCTTCTACCTGTTCCAGCGGGTGCTGGGACAGCCGTTCACGATGGGCGGGATGGGCCACGGCGGCCGGCAACACAGCCCAAACGAGTACGCGACGGTGGAGGGAATCCGGCTCTTCGAGAAGTCCGTGGCCCGCTTCCTCTACGAGTTCGCCGCGATCCGGGAGTGACACCGCCGCCCGCAAACGTGCCCCTTGCCCCGGCGGGCGGCCCGTCATATAATCCGGCCTAAGTCTACGAAAATAGTCGAATACGATCGGCTCTTGTACTCATCCGGTACGGGCCAGGCGCCGTCCGTACGAAATTCGCACAGGAGGTGAGTGAGCCTTGAAATTGCTCTATATCCTGCCGGGCAGCCTGTCCCGCACCGACCTGGGCCGGCGCGAGGTCGACCGGCGCCTGGCCATCCTCCGGCGCCTGGCCGCGCCCGGTACGGAGGTGGAGATCACCGACGTGCCGGAGGGGCCGGCCTCGATTGAGTCGGCCTACGAGGAGTATCTGTCCGTTCCCGGTACCCTGCAGAAAGTGCAGGAAGCGGCGCGCCAGGGGATGGATGCGGCGATCATCGGCTGTTTCGGCGACCCCGGCGTGGATGCGGCGCGCGAGCTGGTGGAGATGCTCGTCGTCGGCCCCGCGGAGAGCGGGATGCTTTTCGCCTGCACGCTGGGGCACCGTTTCTCCGTGGTCACCGTGCTCGACTCGGTGGTCGCCCCGCTGCGTCACCTCGCCCACCGCATCGGCGTGGCCGAGAAACTGGCCTCCGTGCGGGCGGTGGATATCCCGGTGCTCGAACTCAACACGGACCGCGCGCGCAGCGTATCCAGGATGATCGCTTTGGGCCGCCGGGCCGTGGAAGAGGACGGCGCCGACGCCCTGGTGCTGGGGTGCATGAGCATGGGATTCCTGGAGGCGCACGCCGAGATCGCCTCGGCGGTGGGGGTGCCGGTGGTCAACCCGGTGTACGCCGCGCTGCGCATGGCGGAGGCGCTGCACGGGGCGGGGCTGCGCCACAGCAAGCGGGCCTATCCGGTGCCGCCGAAGTTGCGGACGATGCCGGTGGGTTAGGGTGCGGTCGGTGATAGCGGGGTGACCGCCGTCCCGCCGGCGGCGCCCCGAGGGTTCCCGTTTTGGCGGAGGAAGGACGTCCACTCGAAGGGGGGATGGGATCATGACACGAGGCTGGTGGCGTATCGCAACGGTCACCGTGGGCCTGGCGTTGATCTTCGGCGCGGCGGCGTCAGGCCAGGCTCCCGACCGCCGCGTGCGGGAGCTGGTCCTGCTGACCCGGCCCCAGGCCGTCGATCCCCGGGAGTTCGAGACGGCGCGGTTCCTGGCGCCCGAGTTCGAGAAACTCGGCCTCAAGGTCTCCGTGCGCGTCATGCCCTGGGAGCAGATGGCGGACCTGGTCTGGTACAGTCGGGACAAGTGGGACATGACGATGTGGCAGATGGTGGGGCGGCCGGAGCGCTCCGATCCGGATGAATTCGCCATGAACCTGTTCCACTCCTCGACGGCGGAGAAGGGCTATAACTTTGTGGGCTACCGGAACCGGACCTACGACAGCATCGCCGAAGCGCAGCGGATCAAGACCGACCTCAAGACGCGCCAGCAGCTCATCCGCGAGGCTCAGAAGATCATCGCCCGCGACGTGCCCTACATCTTTCTGGTCTTCCCGGAGAGCACCTACGTCTACAACAACACCGTCTGGGATCCGAAGACCATCGTCGATCAGAAGGGGATCGGGATCAAGAACTTCTGGACCTTTATCCAGGCCAGACCGCTGGGCGGCCAGCAGGACATGATCCTGAACTACCCCGATCCGCTGCAGGCGATCAACCCGCTGTTCATCAGCGGCGCCGCCGACTCCTGGGTCACCGAGCTGATCTGGGACCGGCTCTTCCGCGTCGGTCCGGACGGGCTGCCGCGGCCCTGGGCGGCGGAAAAGGCGGACTGGGTGGATTCGGTCACGCTGGATGTGACCCTGCGGCGCGGGATGAAGTGGCACGACGGTCGCCCGGTGACCGCCGACGACGTCATCTTTTCCTTCACCGCGCCCATGGGCGACGAGGTCCCCATGTACAAGCCCTTCGTCCGCAACATCGAGCGGATCGAGAAGCGCTCGGACACGGTGCTGCGCTTCGTCCTGCGGGAGCCCTACGCGCCGTTCCTGATCGCCAGCCTGGCCAAACTCAACATCATTCCGAAGCACGTCTGGGAGCCGGTCCTGGCCGACCTGGCCCGGAAGCCGGAGAACGCGGAGTCCTACCAGGAGCAGACGCCCATCGGCTCCGGGCCCTTCAGGTTCGTGCAGTGGAAGAAGCCGGAGGAGGTGATCCTGGAAGCGGTGCCCGACCACTTCGCCGCGCCGAAGATGCGCCGCTGGATCCTGCGCATCATTCCCAACGTGGAGGCGGCTCTGGGCGGGCTGCGCCAGGGCCAGATCAACTTCCTCTCGGGCTACACCGGCGATCCGCAGCTGCTGGACCGCCTGGTCAAGGAGAACCGCCAGCTCACGCTCGTGTCCACGATGGACGTCGGCATGCGGTTCCTGGCCTTCAACCTGCGCCGGCCGCCCTTTGACGACGTGGCGTTCCGCCAGGCGCTGAACATGGCCACCAACAAGCGGGCCATCCGTTCCGTGGTCTGGAAGGGGTTTGCGTCCATCGCCGACTCCTTCGTCTCGCCCGCCCTGGAGTTCTGGTACAACCCGGAGATCCCCAAGTGGACGTACAACATCCAGGCGGCGCGGGAGCACCTGGCCAAAGCCGGCTACAGCTGGGACCGCGAGGGCCGGCTCCTCTATCCGGCGGGCAAAGTCGAAACCCTGAAGTAGTATCGCCCGGGGCGGGGGCGCAGGCCCCCGCCCCGCCGCGCCGACATGAAGCGTCTGACCTTCGTCTTCAGCCGCCTCGTCCAGACCCTGCTGGTGCTGCTGGTGGTGGCGACCATTCTGTTCTTGATCTTCCGGCTGATGCCGGGCGACCCCCTGGTCGCCTACCTGGACCCCACCTTCACCGAGGAGATGGCCCAGGCGTTGCGGCGGCAGTTCGGGCTGGACCGGCCGCTCCACATCCAGTACCTGGTCTTCCTGCGGAACACGGTGCAGGGCGAGTTCGGCCACTCCTTTTTCACGCGCGAACCGGTGGCCCGGGTGATCTGGACCGTCCTGCCCAACACCCTGGCGCTGACCCTGGCCGCCCTGGTCCTGGCCTACGCCCTGGGCGTCGTCGCGGGGGCCGTGCTCGCCGCCCGGCGGGGGACGCCCCTGGAGCACTGGGGGATTCCCCTGGTCCTGGCCACGCGGGCCGCGCCGGAGTTCTGGGTGGGCATGCTGGCCCTGGCCGTGTTCAGCTTCTCCCTGCGCTGGTTCCCCTTCGGCGGAGCGACCAGCCCGGGGAGCCTCTATCCCTCGATCTGGGCCCAGCTGTTCTCGCTGGACTTCCTGCACCACCTGGCGCTGCCGGCCCTGACCCTGGCCCTCTATCTGCAGGGGCTGCCCACGTTGTTGATGCGCAACGCGATGCTCGAGGTGATGGACGAGGACTTCATCACCTTCTGCCGTATGCGCGGGCTGCCGGAGCGGACGATCCTTCTGCGCCATGCCGCGCGCAACGCCCTGCTCCCCGTGGTCACGGCCTTCGCCCTGGGCATCGGCTACTCCATCGGCGGCAACGTGATCATCGAGACCGTCTTCAGCTGGCCGGGGCTCGGCCGCACCCTGGTGCGCGCCGTGGCCGCCAAGGACTACCCCGTGGCCCAGGCCGCCTTCCTGATGATCGCCGCCGTCATGATCGCCATGAACTTTGCGGCCGACCTGCTCTACGGCCTGCTCGATCCGCGGGTGAGCGATGAGCGACGCTGAGCGCGCCCTGACCCTGCCGCCCCGGTGGGCCCAGGCCGCCGCCACCTGGCGCGAGGCGCTGCAGACGCTGGTAATCGTGGCCCGGCGGGACCGCTTCGCCCTGGCCGGTCTCCTGGTCTACCTGGTCTTCCTGATGGTGGCCCTGCTGGCGCCGGCGCTGGCCCCCTACGATCCCCTGGCGCTGAACTACCTGCCCGACGGCGAGGTGGCGGCCAACCTGCCCCCCTCACCGGCGCACCCCCTGGGGACGACGAACCTGGGCCGCGACATCTTCTCGCAGCTGCTCTACGGCGCCCGGGCCGCGCTCATCGTGGGGTTCGTGGCCGCCCTGGGGGTGGTGATCCTGGGCACGGTCGTCGGCCTGGTCGCCGGCTACTACGGCGGTTGGATCGATGCCCTGCTCATGCGGGCGGCGGATGTGGCCTTCGGTATTCCCTTTCTGCCCATGGCCATTGTGCTCGTGGCCTTCCTCGGTCCCAGCCTCTGGAACGTGGTCCTGGTCATGGTGCTGCTGCTGTGGCGCGACACCGGTCGCATCATCCGGGCCCAGGTGCTCACCCTGCGCGAACGCTCCTACGTGGAGTCGGCGCGGGTGCTGGGCGCCGGGCACGCCCGGACGATGTTCGTGCACATCGCGCCCAACGTGCTGCCGCTGTCGTTCCTCTACGGGTCGCTGGCCATCGGCTGGGCCATTCTCACGGAGGCAAGCATCAGTTTCCTGGGCTTCGGCGACCCCAACGTCATCTCGTGGGGATTCATGTTGCAGGACGCCTACAACTCCCAGGCCCTGGCCCGACAGGCCTTTCACTGGTTCGTGCCGCCCGGGGTGTGCATCATGCTCACGGTGATGGCGGGGTTCTTCATCAGCCGCGGATACGAGGAACTGCTCTTTCCGCGCCTGCGGAGGCGCTGACCATGGCGTGGCTCGAGGTGGAAGGCCTGTCCGTCGAGTACCAGACGCTCCACGGCGTGGTCCGGGCGGTCCGGGGCGTCAGCCTGGCCCTCCCGGCGGGGCGCGCCCTGGGGCTGGTCGGGGAGAGCGGCTGCGGCAAGACCACCCTGGCCCGGGCGCTGATCGGCGTGCTGCCGCGCGGAGCGCGGGTGACCGGCGGAGCGGTGCGCATGGAGGGGACCGACCTGCTGAGTCTCCCGCCCGCACAGCTCAACGAGTACCGCTGGCGCCGCATCGCCATGGTGCCCCAGGCGGCGATGGACAGCCTCGATCCGGTGCAGCGCGTCGGCGACCAGATGGTGGAGACCATGGTCCTGCGCGGAGGATACACCCGCCGGGGGGCCTGGGCGCGGGCGCGGGAGCTGTTCCTGATGGTCGGGCTGGAGGCGGACCGGCTGCGGCTGTACCCTCACGAACTGTCCGGAGGGATGAAGCAGCGGGCGGTGATCGCCCTGGCGCTGGCCCTGGGACCGCAGCTGCTGATTGCGGACGAACCGGTCACCGCCCTGGACGTGATCGTCCAGCACCAGGTCCTGAGCACGTTGCGCGACCTGCGGCGGGCCCTCAACCTCAGCCTCCTGCTCATCACCCACGACATCTCGGTGGTCGCGCATCTCTGCGACGACGTGGCGGTGATGTATGCCGGCCGCGTCGTCGAGGCCGGACCGGTGGCGGAGGTCTTTACCCGTCCCCGCCACCCGTACACCATGGGGTTGCGCAACGCCTTCCCCAGCCTGCGCGAACACCAGGACCCCCTGGTGCCGATCGAAGGCTATCCCCCCGACCTGGCCGATCCGCCGCGGGGCTGCGCCTTCGCCGCGCGCTGTCCTTTTGCGCTCCCGCGCTGCTGGGAGGAGGATCCGGTTTCGCTTCCCTCCGGGGACGGACGTTCCGCAGCCTGCCATCGGGCCGATGACGCACCCCTGCTCCGCCAGCGCGCCGCCGAGGCCTTTGCGGCGATGGCCGGGGACGAGACACCGGTCGCTCCGCCGGAGGCGACGTGACCGTGGGAGAGGACCGGGATGCCGCTGCTTGAAGTGGAACGGCTTGAGAAGCACTACCCGCTGCACGGCGGGCTGCTGGGCTCCCTCGTCGGCGCCCGGAGGCTTGTGCACGCGGTGAACGGGATCTCCTTTGCGCTCGACGAGGGGGCAAGCTTGGGACTGGCCGGGGAGAGCGGGTGCGGGAAGACCACCACGGCCCGGCTCATCCTGCGGCTGTTGCGCCCCACCGGCGGCGTCATTCGCTTCGCCGGTCGGGACATCGCCGGACTGAACGGCGCCGAACTGCTGGCCTTCCGGCGCCGGGTCCAGTTCGTCTTTCAGAATCCCTACGAGGCGCTCAATCCGCGCTTCACCGTTCTGCGGGCGATGCTGGAGCCGCTGATCATCCACGGGATCGGGACGTCGGCGGGGGACCGGCTCGTCCGCGTGGCGGAGGCGCTGCGGCAGGTGCATCTGAACCCTCCGGAGGCCTTTTTCGCCAAGTTCCCGCACCAGCTGAGCGGCGGCCAGTTGCAGCGCGTGGTCATCGCCCGGGCCCTGCTGGTCGGCCCCGCCCTGCTCGTGGCCGACGAACCCGTTTCCATGCTCGATGTCTCGGTGCGGGCGGGGGTGCTGAACCTGATGCGCGACCTGACCCGGCGCCGCGGGCTGACGACGCTGTACATCTCCCACGATCTGGCGTTGATCCGCTACATGTGCACGACGACCGCGGTGATGTACCTGGGCACCATCTGCGAGATCGGCCCCACGACCGAGGTCATCGAGCGCCCGAAGCACCCCTATACGCAGGCCCTGGTCGCGGCCGTGCCCGATGCCGATCCCAACCGCCCCGTCGCGGCGGTGGAGATCAGGGAGGGGGTGCCGACCCCGCTGCGCCTGCCGCCGGGATGCCCCTTCGCCGACCGCTGCCCGCAGGTCATGGAGGTCTGCCGGCGCCTCCGGCCGCAGCTGCAGCCGGTGGAGGGAGTGCGGGTGGCGTGTCACCTCTACGGAGGAGCGCACTGATGCGAAACCAGGGCGGGCTGGACCCGCTGGACATCGAGATCATCCGCGCCCTGCAGCGCGACGGCCGGACCCCCTACAGCACCCTGGCCGGGCAGCTCGGGGTGGCCGAAGGGACCATCCGCAAGCGCGTGGCGCGCCTTCTGGCCGAGGGCTACCTGCGCATCGTCGGCGTGGCCGCGCCCTTCAAGGTCGGGATGGACGTCGTGGCCATCATCGGGCTGAACGTGGCGCGCCAGCGCCTGACCGGGGCCCTGCGCCGACTCCAGGCCCTGGACGCCGTGCGCTACATCGCCATGACGACCGGCACCTTCGACTTCATCATCGAGGTGGTGCTGCCGAGCACGCAGGACCTCCTGCGCTTCCTGGTCACCGACCTGGCCCGCGTGCCCGGGCTGAACCGCACCGAGACCTCGCTCGTGCTGGAGATCTCTAAACAGAGTTACGACTGGCTGCCGGCGGGCCGGCGCGCGCTCGGCCCGGCCCGGGCGGCCAAGGGAGGGTTCAGGCGGTGACCTACCGCGATCCGCATGAGTCCGTGCTGCTGCAGGATATCTCGCTGGACGCGCCGCGGGAACTGATCCACCGCTTCGCCCGTCTGGTGCGCGAATCCGGGAGCGAAGCGGAGTGGACTGCGGCCCGGGAGGTCGCCGGCCGGCTGGCCGGCTGGGGCATCCCGCACACCGTGCACGAGCCGCTGCTCTACCTGAGCGTCCCGGAGCGGGCGTCGGTGGAGGTCCTCGAGCCCGAACCCAGGACGATTCGGGCGAAGACCCCTTCCTTCTCCGCCTCCACCGACGGCCGTCCGCTCCGGGGTCGTGTCGTCTACCTCCCCTCAAGCCACGGCGTCGCGGCGGATACCTTTGACGCCCCGCTGGGCGAAGCGACGGAGGAGATCCGGGGCCGGATCGCGCTCACCGAGGGGTTTCCTTCTCCGCAGAAGGTGCTGGCCATCCAGCAGCGCGGGGCGGCCGGCATCATTTTCATCCACCCCGGCGAGGCGATCCACGAGATGATCTGCACCACCATCTGGGGGGCCCCGGATCTGGACAGCCTCCCCCGGAAGCCCGCCGTGCCCGTAACCAGCGTGAACCACACCGACGGCGCTCGGCTCGTCGCCCTGTGCCGGAACGGGGGGCTCCAGGTGGCCCTGCAGACCCGGCTGCGCGAAGGCTGGATGCGCTGCCCGGTCGTCGTGGCCGAGATCCCCGGCGCCGACGAACCGGAGGTGTTCCTGCTGGCCCACGGGCACATCGATTCCTGGCACGTGGGAATCGGCGACAACGCCACGGGGGACGCCGCGCTGCTGGAACTGGCCCGCCTCTTCTGGCGCCACCGCGCCCGGCTGCGGCGGTCGTTGCGCGTCGCCTGGTGGCCGGGGCATTCCACCGGCCGCTACGCCGGATCCACCTGGTACGCCGATACCCACGCGCTGGAGCTCGTCGAGCGGTGCCTGGCCCACATGAACATCGATTCGCCGGGATGCCGCTGGGCCACAGCGTACGAGGATATCTCCTGGATGCCGGAGGCCGAGGCGTTCTGTCAGGCCGCGATCCGCGACGCGACCGGGCAGCCCTCGATCGGGGAACGGCCGCACCGCGCCGGCGACTGGTCCTTCAACAACCTGGGCCTCACCGGATTCTACATGCTGTTCAGCACGATGCCCAAGCCCCTGCTGCGGGAGAAGGGATTCTATCCTGTCGGCGGCTGCGGCGGCAACATCGCCTGGCACACCGAGGACGACACCCTGGAGATCTTCGACGAAGCCAACCTGGCCCGGGACCTGCGCGCCTACGTGATCACAATCCTGCGGGCGCTGAACGCGCCCATCCATCCCTTCGACCTGCGGGCGGTGACGCGGGAATTCCACACCACTCTGGCCGCCTATCAGGCGGAC is part of the Armatimonadota bacterium genome and encodes:
- a CDS encoding M28 family metallopeptidase, producing the protein MTYRDPHESVLLQDISLDAPRELIHRFARLVRESGSEAEWTAAREVAGRLAGWGIPHTVHEPLLYLSVPERASVEVLEPEPRTIRAKTPSFSASTDGRPLRGRVVYLPSSHGVAADTFDAPLGEATEEIRGRIALTEGFPSPQKVLAIQQRGAAGIIFIHPGEAIHEMICTTIWGAPDLDSLPRKPAVPVTSVNHTDGARLVALCRNGGLQVALQTRLREGWMRCPVVVAEIPGADEPEVFLLAHGHIDSWHVGIGDNATGDAALLELARLFWRHRARLRRSLRVAWWPGHSTGRYAGSTWYADTHALELVERCLAHMNIDSPGCRWATAYEDISWMPEAEAFCQAAIRDATGQPSIGERPHRAGDWSFNNLGLTGFYMLFSTMPKPLLREKGFYPVGGCGGNIAWHTEDDTLEIFDEANLARDLRAYVITILRALNAPIHPFDLRAVTREFHTTLAAYQADAGDHFDFRPAREAVDALEAALDRFYDRCRTLAARPVGDPAVRAANATLRRIRSLLVTLNFARADRFRHDPAVPIPPLPDLAPARQLAGADPVMRGFLQTHLLRGQNRVVWTLREARLLAESASEAR